The Paraconexibacter algicola genome includes the window GCCGCCGCTCGGACGCCGCCCGTCCGAGCACCGGCCGCTGCTCGCGGTCGCCCTCGTGCCCGTCGGGATGCTCGCGTTCTGCGGCTGGTTCGCGCTCACCGGCGGGGACGCCCGCGCCCCGGTCGACGCCCAGCAGGTCTGGTTCCGCGAGTTCGCCGGGCCGTTCGTCGGGCTCTGGGACGGGACCGTCGCCGCCGCCCAGGGCGCCCGCCAGCTGCTGTCCGGGGCGCGCGACCCCGTGTACTTCACCGCGGCCGGCGGCGATCCGTTCGTCGTCGCGCAGGAGAACCTCGTGCTGCTCGCGTTCCTGCTGGCCTGCGTGCCCGCGATCGTCGGCGTCCTGCGCCGCCTGCCTGCCGCCTACGGGGCGTACGTGGTCGCGGCGCTGGCGCTGCCGCTCAGCACCCCGGTCGCCCCGCAGCCGCTGATGTCCACGCCGCGGTTCCTCGCCGTCCTCTTCCCCCTGTACCTGTGGGCCGGCCTGCGGCTCGCCCGCGCGTCGGCCCGGACCGCGACGCTCGCCCTCGGCGCGAGCGCCATCCTCCTGTGCGTGCTCACCGCCCGCTTCGCCACCTGGCACTGGGTCGCCTGATGGACCGCGCCTACGACGTCGTGCTGCTCGACGCGCTCGGCACGCTGCTGGACCTCGAGCCGCCCGGGCCGCATCTCGTCGCCGCGCTCGCCGCGCGCGGCGTCACCGTCGGCGAGGACCTCGCCCACCGCGCCATGGTCGCCGAGATGACCTACTACCGGGCCCACTGCGACGGGGCGGGCACCCCCGCGGCCCTCGAGGACCTGCGCGACCGCTGCGCGGCGATCGTCGCGCGGGAGCTCGGCGCCGCCGTGGCCGCGCTCCCGGCCATCGAGGTGCGCGCCGCGATGCTCGACGCGTTCCGCTTCCCCGCCTACCCGGAGGTCCCGGCGGTCCTGCGCGCGCTGCGCGCGACCGGCGCCCGACTCGTCGTCGTCAGCAACTGGGACGTCTCGCTGCACGACGCGCTGCGTGCCGCCGGTCTCGACGGGCTGCTCGACGGAGCGGTGTCCAGCGCCGAGACCGGGGTCGCCAAGCCCGACCCGGCACTGCTGCACGCCGCGCTCGGGCTCGTCCCCGCCGTCGCGCCGGACCGCGTGCTGATGGTCGGCGACACGCCACCGGACGTGCTCGCCGCCCGCGCCGCCGGGGTGGCCGCCGTGCTCGTCGACCGCTTCGGCGCGGTCGCGGCCGACGACCCGCTGCTCACCGGCCCGCCGCGCGCCCACCACGCGCCCGACCTGCGCGGGCTGCCTGAACTGGTCGCGGGCCCCGGTCCGTACCCTGGGTGACAGGCATGACGGATCTGCGCGACACGACGACCGCCGTCCCGGGCCAGCGTTCGGCCCCGCCGCCGCAGTTCCCGGAGCTCCCGGACGGCGTCGAGCCGGGCACCCGGGTCCCGCGCTGGAAGCCGTGGACCGCGTTCGTCGCGCTGATCATCGGGTTCGTCGCCGCGTCGATGGGCTTCATCGTCATCGCGTCGATCTCGACCGCCTTCGGCTACACGTTCGAGGACCCGCCTCCCGGCGTCACGATCATCGCCACGATCGTCCAGAACGTCTTCCTCATCGGGGCCGCCGTGTTCTTCGCCGCGAAGGTCGCGCGCCCGCGACCGTGGCAGTTCGGCCTGCGTCGCCCCGCCTGGTGGCCCGCGGTCGGCTGGACCGCGCTGGCGTTCGTCACGTTCCTGGCGTTCAGCGCCATCTGGGTCTCCGCGCTCGGCCTCCAGAACGAGGAGGACACGCTGCCCACCGAGCTCGGCGTCGACGAGTCGACCGCCGCGCTGATCGCCGTCGCGTTCCTCGTCACCGTCGTCGCCCCCGTCGGCGAGGAGCTGTTCTTCCGCGGCTTCTACTTCCGCGCGCTGGCGAACTGGAAGGGCATCTGGCCGGCGGCGATCATCACCGGGATCACGTTCGGGAGCATCCACGCGGGCGGCTCCCCGATCGGCTTCCTCGTGCCGCTCGGCTTCTTCGGCTTCGTGCTCTGCCTGCTGTACGTCCGGACGAAGTCCCTGTACCCGCCGATCGTCCTGCACGCGATCAACAACTCGATCGCGTTCGGCAGCACGCAGGACTGGAGCTGGCAGATCCCGCTCGTGCTCGCGGGCAGCCTCGCGATCATCAGCCTGGGCGCCTACGCGGTCCGTCGCGGCTGGGGTCCGGCGCCCGCCCGGTCGCTGCCGGTCTAGATCCAGGATCGCGACGCCCGTCGCGCGGGTACGATGCCCGCACCGATGCGTCGCCTCCTGCCCCTCGCCCTCGCCGCCACCGCCGTCCTGCCGGCCACCGCCGCCGCCCAGGACCCGGCCGCCGCCCCCGCCCCCGCGCCCGCGGCCACCCCCGCGCCGGCCGCCACCCCGGCTCCCGCGGCCACCCCCGCGCCCGCAGCGGAGGCGAAGCTCGACATCGCCACCGAGAAGGTCGGGAAGACCGGGACCGTGCTCACCGGCGACCGCTGGCGCGTCCGCGGCTCCCTGCAGCCGTACGTCGACGGCCAGACCGTCACCGTGCGCTTCTACCGCGGCGGCAAGAAGATCGGGGCGCGCACCGTCAAGGCGCAGCGCTCGAGCACCGGCAAGAGCGGCGGCTTCCTCGTCGGCTTCACGACCCGCGGCACGGGGGACGTCACCGTACGCGCCAGCCACCGCGCCACCGCGCAGCTCGGGACCGCGATCGCCCCCGCCCGCACGGTGAAGGTGCTGCCGCGCAGCGTCCGCGGTGGCTCCACCGGGTCCGCCGTGCGCGCCCTGCAGCGCGCGCTGGCTCGCCACGGCTACGTCATCGGGCAGCGCGGCGTGTTCGACGCGCGCACCTCGCGCGCGGTGCTGGCGTTCCGCAAGAACCTCGGGATGGCCCGCACCACCCAGGCCAACGAGGACGTCATGCGCCGGCTCGCCCGCGGCGAGGGCGCGTTCCCCGTCCGCTTCAAGAACCACGGCCGGCACG containing:
- a CDS encoding CPBP family intramembrane glutamic endopeptidase; protein product: MTDLRDTTTAVPGQRSAPPPQFPELPDGVEPGTRVPRWKPWTAFVALIIGFVAASMGFIVIASISTAFGYTFEDPPPGVTIIATIVQNVFLIGAAVFFAAKVARPRPWQFGLRRPAWWPAVGWTALAFVTFLAFSAIWVSALGLQNEEDTLPTELGVDESTAALIAVAFLVTVVAPVGEELFFRGFYFRALANWKGIWPAAIITGITFGSIHAGGSPIGFLVPLGFFGFVLCLLYVRTKSLYPPIVLHAINNSIAFGSTQDWSWQIPLVLAGSLAIISLGAYAVRRGWGPAPARSLPV
- a CDS encoding HAD family hydrolase; the encoded protein is MDRAYDVVLLDALGTLLDLEPPGPHLVAALAARGVTVGEDLAHRAMVAEMTYYRAHCDGAGTPAALEDLRDRCAAIVARELGAAVAALPAIEVRAAMLDAFRFPAYPEVPAVLRALRATGARLVVVSNWDVSLHDALRAAGLDGLLDGAVSSAETGVAKPDPALLHAALGLVPAVAPDRVLMVGDTPPDVLAARAAGVAAVLVDRFGAVAADDPLLTGPPRAHHAPDLRGLPELVAGPGPYPG
- a CDS encoding L,D-transpeptidase family protein, whose translation is MRRLLPLALAATAVLPATAAAQDPAAAPAPAPAATPAPAATPAPAATPAPAAEAKLDIATEKVGKTGTVLTGDRWRVRGSLQPYVDGQTVTVRFYRGGKKIGARTVKAQRSSTGKSGGFLVGFTTRGTGDVTVRASHRATAQLGTAIAPARTVKVLPRSVRGGSTGSAVRALQRALARHGYVIGQRGVFDARTSRAVLAFRKNLGMARTTQANEDVMRRLARGEGAFPVRFKNHGRHVEADISKQVMALIGAGGKVERIYHVSSGAPSTPTILGTFRVYRRDIGRLPNGMLHSAFFRGGYAIHGYPSVPTYNASHGCLRVPNADALSIRNWTRLGTIVDTYR